A part of Antennarius striatus isolate MH-2024 chromosome 21, ASM4005453v1, whole genome shotgun sequence genomic DNA contains:
- the pts gene encoding 6-pyruvoyl tetrahydrobiopterin synthase, protein MAAPGQRGGAVRIGYVTRLLNFSAAHRLHSLHLSDEENKKLYGPCNSLNGHGHNYKVEITLRGEIDYISGMVMNLKDLQKCIDDVIMKPMDHKNLDQDVPYFANVVSTTENVAVYIWDNMVAALPPNLLYEIKVHETDKNIVVYRGE, encoded by the exons ATGGCTGCACCGGGACAGCGCGGAGGGGCGGTGCGTATCGGATACGTTACCCGTTTGCTGAACTTCAGCGCAGCTCACCGACTCCACAG CCTTCACCTGAGCGATGAGGAGAACAAAAAACTTTATGGACCGTGCAACAGTCTAAATGGACACGGACACAACTACAAAG TGGAGATCACCCTCCGTGGAGAG aTTGATTATATCAGTGGAATGGTTATGAACCTGAAGGATCTGCAGAAGTGCATCGAT GATGTCATCATGAAGCCAATGGACCATAAAAACCTGGATCAGGACGTCCCGTACTTTGCCAATGTCGTCAG TACGACAGAGAACGTGGCCGTTTACATCTGGGACAACATGGTGGCGGCGCTGCCACCCAACCTGCTCTATGAGATTAAAGTACATGAGACAGATAAAAACATAGTTGTGTATCGAGGAGAGTAG
- the LOC137588531 gene encoding glucagon-like peptide 2 receptor → MPTLLLTWHKNPRTTAGHTLLLLLLCTGFNTKVASSLLESLIAKRTEYLENCNRTLSVLSNTGIVCKGTFDNFICWPHSSPGNVSVPCPSYLPWIGEDGSRRAHRECLDNGRWRQKENSSDPWRDESECKEELYFKDEEDEMQRQTALRVISIIGYSLSLSSLTLATLVMGMLRKLHCTRNYIHMNLFVSFIMRAMAVISKEVLLYMTYSDFPKDDPGWNSYSSSAIVFMCKFSKVCMEYFVACNFFWLLVEAIFLHTLLFTAVLTKRRLLKKYMLLGWGTPVLFVTPWTAVKILYENRGCWSIANSWYWWILRAPITISVLIIFFIFIKILMLLLSKLKADQVKFTDYRYSLARATLVLIPLLGIHEVVFTVLVDECVEGSSRYARNFVNLTLSSFQGSVVALLYCFANGEVQAELKKRWQLFLFTNHFQVRGCFRSVPLKHLWKSTRRHCPRCSHLGNSYDEGSTTGHPHLLQVAVRGGGVAPGGCEIKGHRLKGGDSTGLEFLARKSLSSSEGEITLGETMEEILEESEF, encoded by the exons ATGCCAACCCTGCTGCTAACCTGGCACAAGAACCCCCGGACAACAGCaggacacacactcctgctctTACTCCTCTGCACTGGCTTCAACACCAAG GTGGCAAGTTCACTGCTGGAGAGCCTGATTGCTAAACGGACCGAATATTTAGAGAACTGCAACAGAACTCTCAGCGTGCTCTCAAACACGG GAATCGTCTGCAAAGGAACTTTTGACAATTTTATTTGTTGGCCCCATTCGTCTCCTGGGAATGTGTCGGTACCCTGTCCATCTTACTTACCATGGATTGGTGAAG ACGGCTCCAGGAGGGCTCACCGAGAATGTCTGGACAACGGGAGGTGGCGACAGAAGGAGAATTCTTCCGATCCCTGGAGGGACGAGTCGGAATGTAAGGAGGAACTTTACTTTAAAGACGAG GAGGACGAAATGCAGCGGCAGACGGCCCTCAGGGTCATCTCCATCATCGGCTACTCCCTGTCCCTGTCCTCCCTCACACTGGCCACTCTGGTGATGGGCATGTTGAG GAAGCTCCACTGCACGAGGAACTACATCCACATGAATCTGTTTGTCTCGTTCATCATGAGAGCTATGGCTGTCATTTCTAAGGAAGTCTTATTATATATGACGTATTCCGACTTTCCGAAGGATGACCCTGGCTGGAACTCCTACTCAAGCTCTGCG ATTGTGTTCATGTGCAAATTCTCCAAGGTGTGTATGGAGTACTTTGTGGCCTGTAATTTCTTCTGGCTGTTGGTGGAAGCGATTTTTCTCCACACTCTGCTCTTCACAGCTGTGCTGACCAAAAGACGTCTGCTCAAGAAATACATGCTGCTGGGATGGG GGACCCCTGTCCTGTTTGTTACGCCGTGGACAGCCGTCAAAATCTTATATGAAAACAGAGG ATGCTGGTCCATAGCGAACAGTTGGTACTGGTGGATTCTCAGGGCCCCCATTACCATATCAGTGCTG ATCATTTTCTTCATATTCATCAAGatcctgatgctgctgctgtccaaGCTGAAAGCAGACCAGGTGAAATTTACCGATTACAGATACAG CTTGGCCAGAGCAACTCTGGTACTGATTCCTCTGCTGGGAATCCATGAAGTGGTCTTCACTGTGCTGGTAGATGAATGTGTTGAGGGCAGCAGTCGCTATGCCAGGAACTTCGTGAACCTGACCCTCAGCTCGTTTCAG GGATCCGTGGTCGCTCTGCTCTACTGTTTCGCTAATGGAGAG GTCCAAGCCGAACTGAAGAAGCGCTGGCAGCTTTTCCTGTTTACCAACCACTTCCAAGTTAGGGGCTGTTTTCGGAGCGTACCACTCAAGCACCTCTGGAAGTCGACTCGACGACATTGCCCACGGTGTTCTCACCTGGGCAACTCCTACGACGAAGGCAGCACAACAGGACACCCACACCTGCTTCAGGTAGCTGTTCGAGGTGGTGGCGTGGCGCCCGGAGGATGTGAGATTAAAGGTCACAGGTTGAAGGGAGGTGACTCCACAGGGCTCGAGTTCCTCGCCAGGAAGAGTTTATCCAGTAGTGAGGGAGAGATAACACTTGGGGAAACCATGGAAGAGATACTGGAGGAGAGTGAGTTCTGA
- the LOC137588225 gene encoding tubulin alpha-1D chain-like, which yields MGNTSWELYCLEHDIQPDGQMPNRDPVGGHDDSFNTFFSETGAGKFVPRAVFVDLEPTVIDEVRTGAYRQLFHPEQMISGKEDAANNYARGHYTIGKEIIDGVLDRIRKLADQCTGLQGFLVFHSFGGGTGSGFTSLLMERLSVDYGKKSKLEFAVYPSPQVSTAVVEPYNSILTTHSTLEHSDCAFLVDNEAIYDICRRNLDIECPSYTNLNRLISQIVSSITASLRFDGALNVDLTEFQTNLVPYPRIHFPLVTYAPVISAEKAYHEQLSVAEITNACFDPANQMVKCDPRHGKYMACCLLFRGDVVPKDVNAAIGAIKTKRTIQFVDWCPTGFKVGINYQPPTVVPGGDLAKVQRAVCMLSNTTAIAEAWSRLDHKFDLMYAKRAFVHWYVGEGMEEGEFAEAREDMAALEKDYEEVGVDSVEDAGEGGEGDEY from the exons ATGGGCAACACCAGCTGGGAGCTCTACTGTCTAGAACACGACATCCAGCCGGACGGACAGATGCCCAATCGCGACCCCGTCGGAGGCCACGATGACTCCTTCAACACTTTCTTCAGTGAGACGGGGGCTGGGAAGTTCGTCCCCAGAGCCGTCTTTGTTGACCTGGAACccactgtgattg ATGAAGTACGGACAGGAGCATACCGTCAGCTCTTTCATCCCGAACAGATGATCTCAGGAAAAGAAGACGCTGCTAACAACTATGCCAGAGGACATTACACCATTGGCAAAGAGATCATCGATGGTGTCCTAGATAGAATCCGTAAACTG GCTGATCAGTGCACAGGTCTCCAGGGCTTTCTGGTCTTCCACTCCTTTGGTGGAGGCACTGGCTCAGGTTTCACCTCCCTGTTAATGGAGAGACTCTCTGTTGATTATGGGAAAAAGTCTAAGCTTGAGTTTGCCGTATACCCATCCCCCCAGGTTTCCACAGCTGTAGTGGAGCCTTACAACTCCATCCTGACCACCCACTCCACCTTAGAGCACTCTGACTGTGCCTTCCTGGTGGACAACGAGGCCATCTATGACATCTGTCGCAGGAACCTTGACATTGAATGTCCATCATACACCAACCTGAACAGGCTCATCAGCCAGATTGTGTCTTCAATCACGGCCTCCCTTCGCTTTGATGGAGCCCTGAATGTTGACCTGACTGAGTTCCAGACCAACTTGGTGCCCTACCCTCGTATCCACTTCCCTCTGGTCACCTACGCTCCAGTCATCTCTGCTGAGAAAGCCTACCATGAGCAGTTATCTGTTGCTGAGATCACAAACGCCTGCTTTGATCCAGCCAACCAGATGGTGAAGTGTGATCCTCGTCATGGTAAATACATGGCTTGCTGCCTGCTGTTTCGTGGGGATGTGGTGCCCAAAGATGTCAATGCAGCCATCGGTGCCATCAAAACCAAACGCACCATCCAGTTTGTTGACTGGTGCCCCACAGGCTTCAAGGTGGGTATCAACTACCAGCCTCCAACTGTGGTTCCTGGAGGAGACCTGGCTAAAGTGCAGAGGGCTGTGTGCATGCTGAGCAACACTACAGCAATCGCTGAGGCCTGGTCTCGTCTCGACCACAAGTTTGACCTCATGTACGCCAAGAGAGCCTTTGTCCACTGGTATGTTGGGGAGGGaatggaggagggagagttCGCTGAGGCCAGAGAAGACATGGCTGCCCTTGAGAAGgattatgaagaggttggagttGATTCAGTTGAGGATGCTGGGGAAGGTGGGGAAGGGGATGAATATTAG